A genomic region of Salvelinus alpinus chromosome 12, SLU_Salpinus.1, whole genome shotgun sequence contains the following coding sequences:
- the LOC139536273 gene encoding 3'-5' exoribonuclease HELZ2-like, producing the protein MPAKGTSRSSLADLLLTYNFKVVCSACSVKENEISYTLKAVDHQCSRELLLAKGKGTNKWRLVSRRPEFPNPSQYEVCWFFKEGSGCMKHRNRCTFARSHEEATVWNFVKHQRIDHSTLIRLITESDRSAVQLQNTAKNILTEFSGEFQELCKDCFLGTPPIITGKRWNNTCSVDAAHVWSPVLVHHLAESQGKEVYNQIRPLPPVCPFQYCNHVMQGMPCWHGPRQCQFAHSEVEMAVWRAEARGGSRQELLQLSQERQRQKQQSAQDVVPVPNLQVAIYCKACLLTLSSRESFFKHCASLEHAQMISGDTTTEWKHRPPPHGRKAEFWLCERPDTCEYGTNCVKAHSEEELEEWVMRAEEDKEIRRNIEAQGLMSYRDRLLEEYRHSSNEVHIMSEQVDDVTVTFEEDLCVETDAEFQWKFQIKTERLLAHVALLKQEPGASFSLDENSPEPCTYSTGEPFCNSDMTYDIIVSFKSNNPGLYEQWLVFDFDMRPVLLQKLKVKVGQQLSPKLEEPPEDVGPPSQNLERWHRGNRVFIPCLEKTEVQEELLKEYKPPQISLRYKPLDDRNTPMNHQNYKERMHSFLYTEEQAEDQVISRLNVRGTITLSATLDNPLFGMKIAPLGELFCAILVPFTLTPDTPEGLMLRRGIQSALIAPVSSDNQSHKVYEAIILRDATSEYKMHLQLSKRCCSDLKLQKNETCEMEVQFQLNRLKFCEMHKAIDLLPDTERVLPDFRNCSVPVNEIQYPKLNAKQQAAIDFIIGDSDGRESVAPLLIYGPFGTGKTFTLATAAKELVRQPHTKVLICTLTNSSADLYVKDHFHSYINSGHPEMRPLRIKANKLGVPVSSTDEITQKYCLLSENGQFFLPPAKCDLDCHRIVITTTAMARHFHDLKLPDGYFTHILIDEASQMLECEALMALGLAGPVTRVVLAGDHMQMGPKLFSVDDDQRSNHTLLNRLFHYYQAQESSAALKSRIIFNENYRSTKEIVEFVSTNFYVGKSDAIKAVGNVPAHPNCHPLRFHHVRGESHLDTTSMSWFNLEEVTCVVKIVQNLLRDWPPAWGNKDQCSVCVLSEGCQVPMIRKELRKISLNRVTVENIANVQGKQFRAIVLTAVQTRDSIHPSDSHCVEFFNDARVLNTAMTRAQSQVVVVGDAAALCYFGKCSRIWRNYIDQCITKGSAEPKHLTQDIIDSDIKEMSKFQRSEDLDETSAQSVMFGTGNNVDAILQQLQEEQNMAIYNSSDGDKLESKNVDQNRPYDGTEVERDELLQLLREQPNVYKQGELVMEKYNAGYIIPFDNPTKHIIIKGRANLGKSFAGDEVVVEEFPREGHSQGKVLGTIKAAESSRVFVCTLEDENYHKHKTKSEYQYLRKIMVPLNKNTTKICTLVRKKSRNFIPIWKHDDGEWKIVRHQHLDEDIKRKHVFVVEVFDWKTKTESNEIYPFPLGNVIDIVPIGSSLEEGLKILDAEFKVEPSPPRHVLDEVCSWEDTHIGNRKDLRKLTTFTVDPKKSQDLDDAISVIDKESYYEVGVHIADVASFVKIGDSLDDCAQKQGATFYSPKEPVYMFPKPFSINHLSLLPGKDRMVISLVVQVDKATDKIIDKNLNLSQINSDRKLSYEEAEDIISKQSREEAKFDTVEDCVAVAYRFAKVQRKARLGKDWNYKRLDDHQMPGKRRSHQMIEELSVLFNNYVSEFLINAKETMHCTPLRCQARPDPKMVKDLKAQCKDIISLSSHLRHNLDHDHDQEVLESKSFPVLTSVWNEILSAAGNGEVDTDRMIDLIATDDIYPQLLPVISKFRKCLGKAYVIRSNSSHKATVGHYSLHLKSYTQASSPIRRYMDVILQRLLHSILSGTPVQYSPQDIDILGQKNEERYKKANEYEKRAEMISFAMDMKKQNALKIAFVVGVEVGDSFKLSFPFDRHSFPDSLPVMYRDLQLEDQPLYDSKENHMTLTWRRRVYSVDTAKTHQELKRVQNSSACTELSQKTWRDIVDAIDQEKWNIARSLILSATTKQMEHFKSVPKHTTMDLLDTGNDSHRTAHGQDKNFEMEHYVDLTLQLKPGDTLQVQITSERKRGYWTPTLQLVCIKPTFEVCVDHAHSPITCFSKCADRPSKSEYSNAEEYVRIWKPLCEMESAANAVDESDIIIIEDLELNLQGRKLEGRLIEGSFDLPLEYIKEWAIECNLNKCLLCIRKRGLKLASTPDPSDEVVDPKNYTWVAHGVTTKFDEPKKNSPNQARKVHFYINHLPMDTIPECVSQRKTTYTVEIIPKLLPDVRKEMAVNNVVHANELVQKIVLGQPIPKGASQSVVPRHRLIREKAPEGLPELNKSQIDAVEKSLNNKFTLIQGPPGTGKTVVGVYIVYWYHVLNSHNPRIFEDPKDKDKKEVILYCGPSNKSVDVVAEYLLRFGDKLKPLRLYSRQMEMLEYPYPGSILQLSPRSLRQERSKPNLRAITLHHRIREKENPHSGEIKEFDRRINLAREGGEELTDEEVEDYKKLLNKARVYELQRHDVILCTCTAASTPNLIKTVSARQILIDECAMATEPQALIPLVSNKPEKIVLLGDHKQLRPIIKNELVRKLGMSKSLFERYFERRSQTVMLDTQYRMHEDICKFPSEEYYEGKLKTDVDRPNSVLLADSRQTHIVFGNISGEEVSLVVSTGKGNENSKANLEERDVVVRLAKQLVTDSKIKQQSMAILSPYNAQVAEIKKELRKIQLDEITVTTITKSQGSEWSYVILSTVRSLPSKEIETEPDWAWLSKHVGFVRDPNQINVGITRAKEGLCIIGNQELLSRSGAWRQLLKHYTARNFVTEAKKISVRKVAK; encoded by the exons ATGCCAGCCAAAGGGACCAGTAGGTCCAGTCTGGCTGATCTCTTGTTGACATATAACTTTAAAGTTGTGTGTTCTGCATGTTCTGTAAAAGAGAACGAAATCTCGTACACCCTTAAAGCAGTCGACCACCAATGCAGCAGAGAACTTCTATTGGCTAAAGGCAAAGGTACTAACAAATGGAGGCTTGTTTCCCGCCGCCCTGAATTTCCAAACCCAAGCCAGTATGAAGTTTGTTGGTTCTTCAAGGAGGGCTCTGGGTGTATGAAGCACAGGAACCGCTGCACCTTCGCAAGGAGCCACGAGGAGGCCACAGTGTGGAACTTTGTAAAGCACCAGAGGATAGATCACAGCACGTTAATTAGACTGATAACCGAGTCGGATAGAAGTGCCGTCCAACTGCAAAACACGGCCAAAAACATCCTCACTGAGTTCTCAGGGGAATTTCAAGAGCTTTGTAAAGACTGCTTCCTCGGCACTCCACCAATAATTACAGGTAAACGGTGGAACAACACTTGCTCAGTGGATGCAGCCCATGTCTGGAGCCCAGTCTTGGTTCATCACCTGGCAGAAAGTCAGGGGAAGGAAGTCTACAATCAGATAAGGCCTCTGCCCCCAGTCTGCCCTTTCCAGTACTGCAACCATGTCATGCAAGGTATGCCCTGTTGGCACGGGCCCAGACAGTGCCAGTTTGCCCACAGCGAGGTGGAGATGGCTGTCTGGCGAGCAGAGGCACGTGGGGGGAGTCGCCAGGAACTCCTGCAGCTCTCCCAGGAGAGGCAACGTCAGAAGCAACAGTCGGCTCAAGACGTAGTGCCCGTCCCTAACCTGCAGGTGGCGATCTACTGCAAGGCTTGCCTCCTAACCCTCTCCTCTCGGGAGAGCTTTTTCAAACACTGTGCCTCATTGGAGCATGCCCAGATGATCTCCGGGGACACGACCACAGAGTGGAAACATCGTCCCCCGCCCCACGGCCGCAAAGCAGAGTTTTGGCTGTGCGAGAG GCCTGACACCTGTGAATATGGCACCAACTGTGTGAAAGCTCACTCTGAGGAGGAGCTTGAAGAGTGGGTAATGCGAGCCGAAGAGGACAAGGAGATAAGGCGCAACATAGAGGCTCAAGGCCTCATGTCTTACAGGGATCGTCTTTTGGAGGAGTACAGACACAGCAGCAATGAAGTGCACATT ATGTCAGAGCAAGTTGATGACGTGACTGTCACTTTTGAAGAGGATTTGTGTGTGGAGACTGATGCAGAATTCCAATGGAAGTTCCAGATCAAAACAGAG AGACTACTTGCACATGTAGCATTACTGAAACAGGAACCTGGAGCCTCTTTCTCCCTGGACGAAAACAGTCCTGAGCCCTGCACTTACTCCACGGGTGAACCGTTCTGTAACTCAGACATGACCTATGACATCATCGTGTCCTTCAAGTCCAACAACCCGGGTCTTTACGAACAGTGGTTGGTGTTCGACTTTGACATGAGGCCAGTGCTCCTGCAGAAACTGAAGGTTAAAGTCGGACAGCAGCTATCCCCTAAGCTTGAGGAGCCACCTGAGGATGTTGGGCCCCCTTCCCAGAATCTGGAACGCTGGCATCGGGGGAACAGGGTCTTCATCCCCTGCTTGGAAAAGACAGAAGTACAGGAAGAGCTTCTGAAGGAGTACAAGCCTCCTCAGATTAGTTTGCGGTATAAACCACTTGACGACCGCAACACGCCCATGAATCACCAGAATTACAAAGAGAGGATGCACAGCTTCCTGTACACAGAGGAGCAGGCAGAAGATCAGGTGATTTCAAG aCTCAATGTTCGAGGGACCATCACCTTGTCGGCCACCCTAGACAACCCTCTGTTTGGGATGAAGATAGCTCCTCTGGGGGAACTATTCTGTGCCATCTTAGTCCCTTTTACTCTCACCCCAGACACACCAGAGGGTTTGATGCTGAGACGAGGCATCCAGTCAGCTCTCATAGCACCAGTATCTTCAGATAATCAAAGTCACAAGGTCTACGAAGCCATCATTCTCAGAGACGCCACCAGTGAGTATAAAATGCACTTGCAGCTGTCTAAAAGATGCTGCTCTGACCTGAAGCTCCAAAAAAATGAAACATGTGAAATGGAAGTCCAGTTCCAGCTGAATCGTCTGAAGTTTTGTGAGATGCACAAAGCCATAGATCTCCttccagacacagagagagtgttaccagactTCAGGAACTGCAGTGTCCCTGTTAACGAAATACAATACCCCAAACTCAATGCAAAGCAGCAGGCAGCCATTGATTTCATCATAGGGGACTCCGATGGAAGAGAAAGTGTGGCCCCCCTCCTCATTTATGGACCGTTTGGAACTGGGAAAACCTTCACGCTCGCTACAGCAGCCAAAGAGCTGGTACGGCAACCTCACACCAAAGTACTGATCTGCACTCTTACAAACAG CTCTGCAGATTTGTATGTCAAAGACCACTTCCACTCATACATTAACTCTGGACACCCTGAGATGAGGCCACTGAGGATAAAAGCAAATAAACTAGGGGTTCCAGTGAGTTCCACGGATGAGATCACACAGAAGTACTGCCTTCTATCAGAAAACGGACAGTTTTTCctacctcctgccaaatgtgaTTTAGATTGCCATCGAATAGTCATCACGACCACTGCAATGGCAAGGCACTTCCATGACCTGAAGCTCCCTGACGGCTACTTCACCCACATCCTGATTGACGAAGCGTCCCAGATGCTTGAATGTGAAGCTCTGATGGCCCTTGGTCTGGCTGGGCCAGTAACTCGAGTGGTTCTAGCTGGAGATCACATGCAGATGGGACCAAAGCTCTTTTCAGTGGACGATGACCAACGCTCCAATCACACCTTGCTGAACCGTCTGTTCCACTACTATCAAGCCCAGGAGAGTAGTGCAGCTTTGAAAAGCAGAATCATTTTCAACGAGAACTATCGCTCCACCAAAGAGATAGTAGAATTCGTGTCCACTAACTTCTACGTTGGCAAGTCTGATGCCATCAAGGCTGTAGGTAATGTTCCAGCTCATCCGAACTGCCACCCCCTGAGGTTCCACCATGTCAGAGGAGAATCTCACTTGGACACCACATCCATGTCGTGGTTTAATCTTGAAGAGGTTACATGCGTGGTTAAAATAGTGCAAAATCTGCTCAGAGATTGGCCACCCGCATGGGGGAATAAGGATCAATGCTCAGTCTGTGTTCTCTCTGAAGGATGCCAG GTTCCAATGATCAGGAAAGAGCTTCGGAAAATATCTCTGAACCGAGTGACTGTGGAAAATATTGCCAATGTTCAAG GCAAACAGTTCAGAGCAATAGTATTGACAGCCGTTCAAACCCGTGACAGCATTCACCCTTCTGACTCACATTGTGTGGAGTTTTTCAACGATGCTCGCGTACTGAACACGGCCATGACTAGGGCTCAATCCCAGGTTGTTGTGGTTGGAGATGCTGCCGCTCTGTGCTACTTTGGAAAGTGCTCAAGAATCTGGAGGAACTACATTGACCAGTGTATAACAAAGGGAAGTGCTGAACCGAAACACCTTACACAAGACATAATTGATAGCGATATCAAGGAAATGTCAAAATTCCAACGGTCAGAAGACCTGGATGAGACCAGCGCTCAGTCAGTTATGTTCGGCACAGGGAACAACGTGGATGCGATTCTCCAACAGCTGCAAGAGGAGCAAAACATGGCAATCTACAATTCATCTGATGGAGACAAATTGGAATCAAAAAATGTAGACCAAAATAGACCATACGATGGTACCGAAGTTGAAAGAGATGAGTTGTTGCAGTTGTTGAGAGAGCAGCCAAATGTGTACAAGCAAGGTGAATTGGTTATGGAGAAATATAACGCAGGTTATATCATACCATTTGATAACCCAACTAAGCACATTATCATCAAAGGTAGAGCTAACCTCGGCAAGTCCTTCGCTGGTGACGAAGTGGTGGTAGAAGAATTTCCTCGTGAGGGCCATTCACAGGGAAAGGTGTTAGGCACCATCAAGGCAGCTGAATCCTCTCGTGTGTTTGTTTGTACCCTCGAAGATGAAAATTACCATAAACACAAAACTAAGTCTGAATATCAATATCTCAGAAAGATAATGGTACCCCTCAATAAGAACACTACCAAAATTTGCACCTTGGTCCGTAAGAAGAGTCGCAATTTTATTCCAATATGGAAGCACGATGACGGAGAATGGAAGATTGTCAGACATCAACACCTTGATGAAGACATCAAACGCAAACATGTCTTTGTGGTGGAGGTCTTTGACTGGAAAACGAAAACTGAAAGCAATGAAATCTATCCCTTTCCGTTAGGGAACGTGATAGATATTGTTCCCATAGGATCATCTTTGGAAGAGGGCTTAAAGATTTTGGACGCAGAATTTAAAGTCGAACCATCGCCTCCCAGACATGTTTTAGATGAAGTGTGTTCCTGGGAAGACACCCACATTGGTAACAGAAAGGACCTCCGAAAGTTGACTACTTTCACTGTTGACCCAAAGAAATCCCAAGACTTGGATGATGCAATTAGTGTCATTGACAAGGAAAGCTATTATGAGGTTGGAGTCCACATAGCAGATGTGGCAAGTTTCGTGAAGATTGGTGATTCGTTGGATGATTGTGCACAAAAACAGGGTGCAACATTTTACAGTCCTAAAGAACCAGTTTACATGTTCCCAAAACCATTTAGCATCAACCACTTGAGTCTCCTGCCTGGTAAAGATCGTATGGTCATTTCATTAGTGGTACAAGTAGACAAGGCAACAGACAAAATCATTGACAAGAACTTAAATCTTTCTCAGATCAATTCTGATAGAAAGTTGTCTTATGAAGAGGCGGAGGACATCATCAGTAAGCAGTCAAGAGAAGAGGCCAAGTTTGATACTGTAGAAGACTGTGTTGCTGTGGCATATCGTTTTGCCAAAGTCCAAAGGAAGGCCAGGCTTGGCAAGGATTGGAACTATAAACGACTGGATGATCACCAGATGCCGGGGAAGAGAAGATCCCATCAGATGATTGAGGAGCTTAGTGTACTGTTCAACAATTATGTGTCTGAATTTTTGATCAACGCAAAAGAAACCATGCACTGCACTCCTCTCCGATGTCAAGCAAGACCTGACcctaaaatggtcaaagacttgAAAGCGCAGTGCAAAGACATCATATCACTGTCCTCACACCTAAGGCACAACCTTGACCACGACCATGACCAAGAGGTCTTGGAGAGCAAAAGCTTCCCCGTGCTAACATCGGTGTGGAATGAGATCCTATCAGCTGCTGGGAACGGGGAAGTTGACACTGACAGAATGATTGATCTGATAGCTACAGATGATATCTATCCCCAGCTTCTTCCAGTGATATCTAAGTTTAGGAAGTGTCTTGGCAAAGCGTATGTCatccgttccaattcatcccataaGGCAACTGTTGGGCACTATTCCTTGCATTTGAAGTCCTATACACAAGCATCCTCGCCCATACGTCGCTACATGGATGTTATCCTGCAAAGGCTTTTGCATTCAATCCTAAGCGGCACTCCAGTCCAATATTCTCCACAAGATATTGACATTCTGGGTCAGAAGAATGAAGAAAGATACAAGAAGGCCAATGAGTATGAAAAGAGGGCTGAGATGATTTCCTTTGCCATGGACATGAAGAAACAAAATGCTTTGAAGATAGCATTTGTTGTTGGTGTTGAGGTAGGAGACAGTTTCAAGCTGTCATTTCCATTTGACAGGCACTCATTTCCAGACAGTTTGCCTGTTATGTACAGAGATTTGCAACTGGAGGATCAACCATTGTACGACTCAAAAGAGAATCACATGACTCTAACATGGAGAAGACGAGTGTACTCAGTTGACACTGCCAAAACTCACCAAGAGCTAAAAAGAGTGCAAAATTCTTCTGCGTGCACCGAGCTTTCACAAAAGACTTGGCGAGACATTGTTGATGCAATTGACCAGGAAAAATGGAACATAGCAAGGTCTCTCATACTAAGCGCCACAACAAAGCAAATGGAACATTTTAAGAGTGTGCCAAAACATACCACAATGGATTTGCTTGACACTGGGAATGACTCTCATAGAACTGCACATGGACAAGATAAAAATTTTGAAATGGAGCACTATGTTGATCTTACTCTCCAGTTGAAGCCAGGAGACACACTTCAAGTCCAAATTACATCTGAAAGAAAGCGAGGTTATTGGACACCCACTCTTCAGTTGGTATGCATCAAACCAacatttgaggtgtgtgtagaCCATGCCCACAGCCCTATCACATGCTTCTCCAAATGTGCAGACCGTCCATCCAAGAGTGAATATAGCAACGCTGAAGAGTATGTGAGGATCTGGAAACCACTTTGTGAGATGGAGTCTGCAGCCAATGCTGTGGATGAAAGTGACATCATAATCATTGAGGACCTGGAGCTGAACTTGCAAGGGAGAAAACTAGAAGGAAGGTTAATAGAAGGAAGTTTTGACCTTCCTCTCGAATACATTAAAGAATGGGCCATCGAATGCAACCTTAACAAGTGCTTACTGTGTATCCGAAAAAGAGGGTTGAAACTGGCCTCAACCCCTGACCCATCAGATGAAGTAGTTGACCCTAAAAACTACACATGGGTGGCCCATGGTGTTACAACCAAGTTCGACGAACCAAAGAAGAACTCTCCAAATCAAGCCAGAAAAGTGCACTTCTACATCAACCATTTGCCAATGGATACCATTCCAGAGTGTGTCTCCCAGAGAAAGACAACATATACAGTTGAGATAATCCCAAAGCTTCTACCAGACGT ACGTAAAGAAATGGCTGTGAACAATGTTGTGCATGCAAATGAGCTTGTGCAGAAAATAGTCCTAGGACAACCCATTCCAAAAGGAG CTTCGCAATCTGTTGTACCACGACACCGACTCATAAGAGAAAAGGCACCAGAAGGTCTCCCAGAGCTGAATAAGAGTCAAATTGATGCAGTGGAGAAATCTCTGAATAACAAATTCACACTCATACAAGGACCACCTG GGACTGGAAAGACCGTTGTAGGAGTGTACATTGTGTACTGGTACCATGTGCTAAACTCCCACAACCCCAGGATATTTGAAGATCCCAAGGACAAGGACAAGAAAGAAGTTATTCTCTACTGTGGTCCTTCCAACAAGTCTGTCGATGTGGTTGCTG AGTACCTGTTGAGGTTTGGAGACAAGCTGAAGCCCCTCAGGTTGTACAGCCGACAAATGGAGATGCTTGAGTACCCATACCCAGGCAGTATCCTTCAGCTGTCTCCCAGGTCACTTCGCCAAGAGCGGTCCAAGCCAAATCTCAG AGCTATTACCTTGCATCATCGCATACGGGAAAAAGAAAATCCGCATTCCGGGGAAATAAAAGAGTTTGACCGCAGAATAAACCTagccagagaggggggagaggagctgACAGACGAAGAAGTTGAGGA CTACAAAAAGCTTCTGAATAAAGCTCGTGTGTATGAGCTGCAGAGACACGATGTCATTCTGTGCACCTGCACAGCAGCCTCCACCCCTAACCTGATTAAAACAGTCAGTGCACGCCAGATCCTTATTGATGAGTGTGCTATGGCAACGGAACCTCAGGCCCTCATCCCATTGGTCAGCAACAAACCAGAAAAG ATTGTGTTGCTCGGTGACCACAAACAACTACGTCCCATCATCAAGAATGAACTTGTGAGGAAGTTGGGGATGTCAAAGTCTCTGTTTGAGCGCTACTTTGAACGCCGGTCCCAGACAGTGATGCTTGATACCCAGTACAGAATG CATGAAGATATATGCAAGTTCCCATCAGAGGAGTATTATGAAGGAAAACTGAAGACTGACGTGGATCGCCCAAATAGTGTCCTTCTGGCTGACAGCAGGCAGACGCACATTGTTTTCGGCAACATCAGTGGAGAAGAGGTCAGCCTGGTTGTGAGCACAGGAAAAGGAAATGAAAACTCCAAAGCGAATTTGGAGGAGAGAGACGTAGTG GTTCGGCTCGCCAAGCAGCTGGTGACAGATTCCAAAATAAAACAACAGAGTATGGCGATCCTATCTCCCTACAATGCCCAGGTGGCCGAAATTAAGAAAGAACTGAGAAAAATACAACTGGACGAAATCACGGTCACCACCATCACAAAAAGTC